From the genome of Scytonema hofmannii PCC 7110, one region includes:
- a CDS encoding DUF3172 domain-containing protein: protein MRRKSSGRTATPPRPTTPKSSIFQSPLFNVTTIAILAGVFVLGIGIGIAFSSTATFTPNNVASREFIDTRAPNPELCVQYGASAMVMDTRLFVTLNPFKVYVGQPSMRPGCVLRSSNWAILEQRKLVSGDQVRECKNRLNHFAFVGDLNGDKPDISCTYENDDAKNFFLNNPGAAAPTLETERF, encoded by the coding sequence ATGAGACGTAAATCTTCTGGTAGAACAGCTACCCCTCCCAGACCTACTACCCCTAAATCTTCTATTTTTCAATCTCCCTTATTTAATGTCACCACCATAGCAATTTTGGCAGGGGTGTTTGTTTTGGGCATTGGGATTGGTATTGCTTTTAGCTCCACAGCAACATTTACTCCCAATAACGTAGCTAGTAGAGAATTTATTGATACTAGAGCACCCAACCCCGAACTTTGCGTTCAGTATGGAGCTAGCGCTATGGTGATGGATACCCGGCTGTTTGTCACTCTCAACCCATTTAAAGTCTACGTTGGTCAGCCTAGTATGCGTCCTGGATGCGTTCTGCGTTCTAGTAACTGGGCTATTTTAGAGCAAAGGAAGCTGGTGTCAGGAGATCAGGTGAGAGAATGTAAAAATCGCCTGAATCATTTCGCATTCGTTGGTGACTTAAACGGTGATAAACCTGATATTAGTTGCACCTACGAGAATGATGATGCGAAAAACTTTTTCCTCAATAATCCAGGTGCTGCAGCACCAACTCTAGAAACAGAAAGGTTTTAA